The following is a genomic window from Pirellulales bacterium.
CGTGTACCCGCGAGATCACCGGCCGCCAATGATCGTTCGGTTCGCCGTCGGTGATGAGAAACGCCCAAGGCCGATAATAGGCGATACCGTGTTCGCGGTAGCTTGCTTTGCGCTCCTCGATCATGTCGAGAGCCGTTGAGATCGCTTCACCCATGGGCGTGCCGCCGATGGGTTGCAGAATCGGCGGCTCGAATTGTGTTGCGGTAGTGAATTCGACGAGCCGCGTCACCCGGCCGCCAAACGTCACGATCGCAACTTCGACTCGTTTCGACGCAAGTGGGTCGGCTATTAATTCCACTTTGTACGATTGCAGGCCTTTGTTCAACTCGTCAATCCGAGGACCTTGCATCGAGGTCGACGTGTCGACGATCAACACGCACGGGACGCGCGGCTCGGGATTCTCAGCGAATTCAACCGCAGCGAAAGCGTTTTCGGCCGAAAGTTGTTCCATAGCAATGGCAACGGGAGAAAGCGAATGCTCGCCAGGGATGCGACGGAAGCAAGACAAGCCAATCTTTGTTGTACCAGCAGGGGGGGCCAGTTGCAATTCGCGGCCCGTTAATCGCGGGAGAACTACAAAGTCCAAGGCGAAGGGGTCAGGTCCATGTTTTCGGCCGATGGTTGTGTGGTTGGGGCAAGGCACGCTGGCCGAAAAATGGACCAGACCCCGACTTTGCAGTTCTCCTGCCGTTAATCGCTGTCACGTTTGCGAATATTGGACAAAAGTGGCAGAATTGGGCGGCCTATTGTCATGGCACGGAAGTGCTGCACGGGTTGGGAGGACGTCCATACAATGACTGCACGTTACCAGACCGGCTACTCGAATCGTGCACAAAGGCGGACGCTGCTTTTGATTCTGCAGTGCGCGGTGGCAGCCGCGTTGACGGATGTAGTTGCACGCGCTCAATCGAGCACCAACGAGGCGGCATTTCCGGAAGAACTTGTTACGTGGCAGCCGCGTGCGGGCAATCCGGTTTTTACTGCCGAGGGACCAGACCACTGGGATGTCAAGATTCGTGAGCGTGGCTGGATTCTCCACAGCAACGATTGCTATCGCCTTTGGTTTACCGGCTATGACGGAAAACGCGACGGCATCAAATTGTTAGGCTATGCCACGTCCGCCGATGGCTTGCACTGGAAGCGGTCGGCACGGAATCCCCTGGTATCCAATCATTGGGTGGAAGACCTGTGCGTCGTCGAGCAAAACGGCGTGTATTATATGTTTGCCGAGGGGCAGTACGATAATCACGCGGAGATGCTCGCTTCGCCGAATGGCGTCGACTGGAAGGGGCATGGCACGTTGGAAGTGCGTACCGCCGATGGCAAGAATTCTGCTAGGAAGCCGTGCGGCACTCCCACCGTTTGGATCGAGAACGGCACGTGGTACCTGTTTTACGAATGGCTGGATCGCGGCGTATGGCTGGCGAAAACACACGATCCAATGTCGCTCGTGTGGACCAATGTGCGGGATGAACCAGTACTCGTGCCGGGCCCAGGCGAACATGACAAAGACATGATTGCTGTCGACCAAGTCATTAAGTACCGGGGAACGTATTACGCGATTTACCACGGCAGCGGCACGGGCGAGAAATTGCCGCGCACTTGGAACACCGATATCGCTCGTTCCGCCGACCTGGTGCATTGGACAAAGTATGCCGGCAATCCAATTGTGGGAGACAACAAATCGAGCGGCGAACTCGTGCCCATCGACGGCCGATTGCGGCTGTACACGATGCACGATCAAGTCGACGTATTTGAGGCTCCGGCGACGTCCTCTGGCCGGTGATGCCAGAGGCCAACAACAGCGGGGCGATAGTTGCGTACGTCCCAATGATCGTTGTCGTCTGCCTGGGAAGTTAGATTGCGAAGCAAATCAAAATCAAAAGGCTGTTCCGCCTCAACGACGAGAATGCTGTCGGCGGGCGCTAACTCGCAGATGTGGCCGATGAGATCGAGCATCTCGGCCTGCCGGTCGTTGTAGAATGCGTAAGGCGGGCTGCAAAACACAAGCCAGGGCATATCGGCGGCCGCCGCCTGAGCTGGCAAGTCTCGTTTGGCCCACACGAATGCACTCGTAACGAGCAGGGTGGTGCGATCCTCCACGCCGAGTAGTTGAATGTTTTCGGTGACGATACGGGCGGTTGGCACATGCCTTTCAACGAAAGTTGCCGAGGGCGATCCCCGGCTTATTGCCTCGAGCCCTAACGCACCCGTGCCCGCGAAAAGATCGATCGCATGCCGGCCCTTGCATCCGGTCCCGACCAAGTTGAAAATTGCTTCGCGGGTGCGATGCTTCATCGGCCGCACGACCGGGTCGCCGTGGTAATTAAGGCGTCGGCCGCGAAAATCGCCGCCGATGATCCGCACTTCCGCATCACCAACAGCGGCTGGCGGTAAGACCGTTCGTTTGGAGGTGTTACGCTTTCGAGTCACAATTCTCGGGCCTTGGTATCGCGATACGACCGCGCTGGTCGCGCGGAGCATTCATGTGTTATCGTGTGTACACCAAGTCATGTCCAGCAGTCTCCACCAATCAGGTTTCATACGTAAATGACACGCTTTCGTCAGGTAGTTGTTATCGGGGTTTTCGCGGTCAGCGCATATGGGGGTGCCTCGTCTATTCGGGCCAAAGACAAGACTGCT
Proteins encoded in this region:
- a CDS encoding RsmD family RNA methyltransferase, with amino-acid sequence MLRATSAVVSRYQGPRIVTRKRNTSKRTVLPPAAVGDAEVRIIGGDFRGRRLNYHGDPVVRPMKHRTREAIFNLVGTGCKGRHAIDLFAGTGALGLEAISRGSPSATFVERHVPTARIVTENIQLLGVEDRTTLLVTSAFVWAKRDLPAQAAAADMPWLVFCSPPYAFYNDRQAEMLDLIGHICELAPADSILVVEAEQPFDFDLLRNLTSQADDNDHWDVRNYRPAVVGLWHHRPEDVAGASNTST
- a CDS encoding VWA domain-containing protein, producing the protein MEQLSAENAFAAVEFAENPEPRVPCVLIVDTSTSMQGPRIDELNKGLQSYKVELIADPLASKRVEVAIVTFGGRVTRLVEFTTATQFEPPILQPIGGTPMGEAISTALDMIEERKASYREHGIAYYRPWAFLITDGEPNDHWRPVISRVHDGEQKKSFCFFAVGVEGADMNVLDEICVRKPLWLQGLKFRELFSWLSNSQQAVSRSSPGDEVPLEDPTTGPRGWAAV